Proteins found in one Pseudochaenichthys georgianus chromosome 13, fPseGeo1.2, whole genome shotgun sequence genomic segment:
- the st6galnac2 gene encoding LOW QUALITY PROTEIN: alpha-N-acetylgalactosaminide alpha-2,6-sialyltransferase 2 (The sequence of the model RefSeq protein was modified relative to this genomic sequence to represent the inferred CDS: substituted 2 bases at 2 genomic stop codons) produces MVVGSTLSLLNSSRLFERGSPGRCVSCAVVGNGGILRGSQQGRNIDSHDFVFRMNGAIIRGFEKDVGTKISFYGFSTNTMKNSLGRYRTDGFTRTPQSPEINXIFIPSDLRDYVMMAAAVQGRVVGSGRDRGDRPWNYFGHKPAENFKILHPGFISYVTRRXSAAHSLTRHLYMPSTGALMLLTALHTCDQVSAYGFITRSYASFSNHYYDSTWQPLGFFSNHDLQMEGRLWEELHHWGVLRLYQREGGN; encoded by the exons atgg TTGTGGGCTCCACGCTCTCCCTCCTCAACAGCTCTCGTCTTTTTGAGCGAGGCTCACCTGGCAGGTGTGTTAGCTGCGCCGTGGTAGGAAACGGAGGAATTCTGCGAGGGTCCCAACAGGGCAGGAACATCGACAGCCATGACTTTGTCTTCAG GATGAACGGAGCGATAATCAGAGGTTTTGAAAAAGACGTGGGGACAAAGATTTCTTTCTACGGATTCTCCACCAACACCATGAAGAACTCGCTGGGCCGGTACCGCACCGACGGATTCACCAGAACCCCCCAGAGTCCG GAGATAAACTAAATCTTCATCCCTTCAGACCTCCGAGACTATGTGATGATGGCGGCTGCTGTTCAGGGTCGGGTCGTGGGCTCAGGGAGGGACAGGGGGGACAG GCCCTGGAATTATTTTGGTCACAAACCAGCAGAAAACTTCAAGATTCTCCACCCAGGTTTTATTTCCTACGTGACTCGCAGGTGAAGCGCAGCT cactcact gactCGTCACCTCTACATGCCGAGCACCGgagctctgatgctgctgacagcatTGCACACCTGtgaccag GTTTCTGCGTACGGCTTCATCACCAGGAGCTACGCGTCGTTCTCCAATCATTACTACGACTCCACCTGGCAGCCTCTTGGATTCTTCTCCAACCACGACCTGCAGATGGAGGGCCGGCTCTGGGAGGAGCTGCACCATTGGGGGGTCCTCAGGTTGTACCAGAGGGAGGGGGGCAACTGA